One Eptesicus fuscus isolate TK198812 chromosome 11, DD_ASM_mEF_20220401, whole genome shotgun sequence genomic region harbors:
- the LOC129150797 gene encoding endogenous retrovirus group K member 13-1 Env polyprotein-like, producing MLMDNLLLRDCGEPVVPALMLRTPRGRAGYQRGWFATQQSRHPRGRTRTQQEGRNVPVYVNNTKLLGGPSNGHLQAHNPVPYNFSAIGEGTPICFSKNVSATGCVTLQGVTFKVNSSTVGWNINVMSLGGLGTGLNASLPRDVLPCEKPSDIREHSVPWERCYTNQAVAFPIQGTNSSIINWSVFNKTSWTQGLYEGLWSVAGGPIQLLLWKLAAALNTVTAVVTYPSSDKNKNWTASSWTVNVTACVPEPYALLVGKVNISHQSQTFNVTCVNCLLTNCIANVPWGEQVVVLHQPAFVMVPVNLSEPWYNDHSLQVWREVTSALSRPRRFIGLLIAGVTALITLIATAAAAAAALTQEVQTAHFVNDLSKNVSTALGTQEAIDRKIEEKLNALYDMVMYLGEEIDGLKVRNKLQCHANYQWICVTPQPYNQSVHGWNKVKAHLSGIWHNANESIDLLKLHEEILGLQSTDPLKVDAAETAKDFLNQLMPMVPSTSDLQHVALTVALVGAVVVGLACLLPFLVRRGISALTLLQAGLHEVKLKAGPQGPLHVV from the exons atgctCATGGACAATCTGCTGCTCAGAGATTGTGGGGAGCCAGTAGTTCCCGCACTTATGCTCAG GACGCCGAGGGGCCGCGCTGGTTACCAGAGAGGCTGGTTCGCCACGCAACAGTCCAGACATCcgagagggaggaccaggaccCAACAGGAGGGTCGCAACGTCCCGGTTTATGTTAACAATACCAAGCTTCTTGGGGGGCCTTCGAATGGTCACCTCCAGGCGCACAACCCAGTGCCATACAACTTTTCCGCTATAGGAGAAGGCACTCCTATCTGTTTTTCCAAGAACGTGAGTGCAACGGGCTGTGTTACCCTCCAAGGGGTCACTTTTAAGGTCAACAGCTCCACCGTCGGATGGAATATCAATGTGATGAGCCTCGGGGGGCTGGGAACCGGACTAAATGCCTCTCTTCCCCGAGACGTCCTGCCATGTGAGAAACCATCCGATATACGAGAGCATTCCGTGCCCTGGGAGCGGTGCTACACCAATCAAGCTGTTGCCTTCCCGATCCAGGGCACCAACTCATCCATCATCAACTGGTCCGTCTTCAACAAGACCAGTTGGACTCAAGGACTCTATGAGGGACTCTGGAGCGTGGCTGGCGGTCCAATCCAGCTACTACTCTGGAAATTGGCTGCTGCTCTGAACACGGTCACAGCCGTGGTGACCTATCCGTCTAGTGATAAGAATAAGAACTGGACTGCAAGCAGCTGGACAGTTAATGTGACTGCCTGTGTGCCAGAGCCTTATGCCTTGCTAGTGGGGAAGGTGAATATTTCCCATCAAAGTCAGACCTTTAATGTTACTTGTGTAAATTGCCTGTTAACCAATTGTATTGCTAATGTACCTTGGGGAGAACAGGTGGttgttctccaccagcctgcctttgtaatggtcccggtaaatctctctgagccctggtatAATGATCATTCCctccaggtgtggagggaggtgacctCGGCCCTCAGCAGACCCCGGAGGTTCATTGGGTTGCTGATAGCCGGTGTCACGGCCTTGATAACCTTAATTGCcacggctgcagctgctgctgcggcCCTTACCCAGGAGGTACAGACAGCTCATTTTGTCAATGATTTATCCAAAAATGTTAGCACAGCCTTAGGGACACAAGAGGCAATtgatagaaagattgaggagaagctCAATGCTTTATATGACATGGTTATGTACCTAGGGGAAGAGATAGATGGGTTAAAGGTAAGGAACAAATTACAATGCCATGCTAACTATCAATGGATATGTGTTACGCCTCAGCCATACAACCAGTCCGTACATGGCTGGAATAAGGTAAAGGCTCATTTGTCAGGAATCTGGCACAATGCTAACGAATCCATAGACCTACTGAAATTACATGAGGAGATCCTAGGTCTGCAAAGTACAGACCCCCTTAAGGTAGATGCGGCAGAAACCGCCAAGgactttttaaatcagcttatGCCCATGGTCCCCTCCACCTCTGACCTTCAACATGTGGCCCTTACCGTAGCCCTAGTAGGGGCCGTGGTAGTAGGGCTAGCGtgccttttgccttttctggtgCGCAGAGGAATCAGCGCTTTAACGCTTCTCCAAGCAGGCCTACACGAGGTTAAGCTCAAGGCCGGCCCACAAGGGCCTCTACATGTTGtatag